A genomic stretch from Sphingopyxis sp. YR583 includes:
- the eno gene encoding phosphopyruvate hydratase — translation MTSRIASVTGRQIWDSRGRPTVEAEVTLESGAVGRAIAPAGASRGAHEAIDLRDGGRAFGGFGVNRAVAGIGSEIASAIGGMDARDQADVDAALCALDNTTNKARLGANAVVAVSMAVLHAAAADVREPLWRYLAEGRKVRTPLPEIQIFGGGAHAGRRTDVQDFMVMCPKAGSFRRALEITDDVYRAAGKLMEAKGPLSGVADEGGWWPNFASNEDALDTLTKAIEASGHRAGEEVFISLDIAANELGDADGYDLALDHGRLSGEEMAARIVEWAKRYPILSIEDPAGQDDWTTMTAVTAAIGDRVQIIGDDVLVTNAARVERAGDAGVCNAALIKVNQVGTVTEAKAALDAAVARGWGAIVSARSGESEDVTIAHLATGWNAGQLKVGSFTRSERMAKWNEMLRIEEAMGADAVFAGFSAFAGSIGAVHA, via the coding sequence ATGACTTCGCGTATCGCCTCCGTCACCGGCCGCCAGATATGGGATTCGCGCGGCCGGCCCACCGTCGAGGCTGAAGTCACGCTGGAATCGGGGGCGGTCGGGCGCGCCATCGCCCCGGCGGGCGCCTCGCGCGGGGCGCATGAGGCGATCGACCTGCGCGACGGCGGACGCGCGTTTGGCGGCTTCGGCGTCAACCGCGCGGTCGCGGGGATCGGGTCGGAAATTGCAAGCGCGATCGGCGGCATGGACGCGCGCGATCAGGCGGACGTGGACGCCGCGCTCTGTGCGCTCGACAACACCACGAACAAGGCGCGATTGGGCGCGAACGCGGTCGTTGCGGTGTCGATGGCGGTTCTGCACGCGGCCGCGGCCGACGTGCGCGAGCCGCTGTGGCGCTATCTTGCCGAGGGCCGCAAGGTGCGCACCCCGCTTCCCGAAATCCAGATTTTCGGGGGCGGCGCGCACGCGGGACGGCGCACCGATGTGCAGGACTTCATGGTCATGTGCCCGAAAGCGGGCAGCTTCCGCCGCGCGCTTGAAATTACCGACGATGTCTATCGCGCCGCTGGCAAATTGATGGAAGCGAAGGGGCCTTTGTCGGGGGTCGCCGACGAAGGCGGCTGGTGGCCCAATTTCGCGTCGAACGAGGATGCGCTCGATACGCTCACCAAGGCCATCGAAGCGAGCGGCCACCGTGCGGGCGAAGAGGTGTTCATTTCGCTCGACATCGCCGCGAACGAACTCGGCGATGCCGATGGCTATGATCTGGCGCTCGACCACGGGCGGCTGTCGGGCGAGGAGATGGCGGCGCGGATCGTCGAATGGGCGAAGCGCTATCCGATCCTGTCGATCGAAGATCCGGCGGGGCAGGATGACTGGACCACCATGACGGCGGTGACCGCCGCGATCGGTGATCGGGTGCAAATCATCGGCGACGACGTGCTTGTTACCAATGCCGCGCGCGTCGAACGCGCTGGCGATGCGGGGGTCTGCAACGCGGCGCTGATCAAGGTCAATCAGGTCGGCACCGTGACCGAGGCCAAGGCCGCGCTCGACGCAGCCGTCGCGCGCGGCTGGGGCGCGATCGTGTCGGCGCGCTCGGGAGAGAGCGAGGATGTCACCATCGCGCATCTCGCGACCGGCTGGAACGCCGGGCAATTGAAGGTCGGCAGCTTCACGCGGTCCGAGCGCATGGCGAAGTGGAACGAGATGCTGCGGATCGAGGAAGCGATGGGCGCCGACGCGGTGTTCGCTGGCTTCTCGGCCTTTGCGGGATCGATCGGGGCGGTTCACGCATGA
- a CDS encoding phosphotransferase family protein produces the protein MTADADIVRELRAAGLAGEGDVVLEPLTGGVSCDVWKVETPSGPIVVKRPLPQLRVAAEWHAPVERGQSEVRWLRRARGVDARIAPEVLAELPTGHAFAMRFLPGSPVWKDELMAGRVDAAFAAAVGQRIAAVHAATAHSDDDRDDFPNDAMFRALRVDPFLLYVAERDAELAPVLRRFADDLSVRKIALVHGDVSPKNILVSADGPVFLDAECAVYGDPAFDLAFCATHLLLKSVWSGDARLTEAAAALVAAYREGVDWEDVDGLLLRAGELTAALLLARVEGKSPAPYLTDPEHQRIVRDQARALILATEPLDTLVTHWKRNLA, from the coding sequence GTGACGGCGGACGCCGACATTGTTCGCGAATTGCGCGCGGCCGGCTTGGCGGGCGAGGGCGATGTCGTTCTCGAACCGCTGACCGGCGGCGTGTCGTGCGATGTGTGGAAGGTTGAAACGCCATCGGGCCCGATCGTCGTCAAGCGGCCTCTGCCCCAGCTTCGCGTCGCCGCCGAATGGCATGCACCGGTCGAACGCGGCCAGAGCGAGGTTCGCTGGCTTCGGCGCGCGCGCGGTGTCGATGCGCGTATCGCGCCCGAAGTGCTCGCCGAACTGCCCACGGGTCACGCCTTTGCCATGCGCTTCCTGCCCGGCTCACCCGTGTGGAAGGACGAGCTGATGGCCGGGCGGGTGGACGCCGCTTTTGCTGCTGCGGTGGGGCAGCGGATTGCCGCGGTTCACGCGGCCACCGCGCACAGCGACGACGACCGCGACGATTTTCCCAACGACGCGATGTTCCGTGCGCTGCGCGTCGATCCCTTCCTGCTCTACGTCGCCGAACGCGACGCCGAACTCGCGCCTGTCCTGCGCCGGTTCGCCGACGACCTGTCGGTACGTAAGATCGCGCTCGTCCATGGCGATGTCAGCCCGAAGAATATTCTCGTCAGCGCCGACGGCCCGGTCTTTCTCGATGCCGAATGCGCGGTCTATGGCGATCCGGCCTTCGATCTGGCTTTTTGCGCCACGCATCTGCTCCTGAAATCGGTGTGGTCGGGCGATGCGCGGCTGACCGAGGCCGCTGCGGCGCTCGTTGCGGCGTATCGGGAGGGTGTCGACTGGGAAGATGTCGATGGCCTGCTGCTGCGCGCGGGCGAATTGACGGCGGCGCTGCTCCTCGCGCGGGTCGAGGGCAAGTCGCCCGCACCCTATCTGACCGATCCCGAACACCAGCGTATCGTGCGCGATCAGGCGCGTGCGCTGATCCTTGCGACGGAGCCGCTCGACACCCTTGTGACCCATTGGAAAAGGAACCTTGCATGA
- a CDS encoding alpha/beta hydrolase, which produces MMDPNGIEGLDAQFIGLVSPTAPRIQAGGHPCQGIYWTAAGTRPKVAIIATHYNVDFSEHYIAPYFARQGFGFLGWNTRYRGVEDQFLLEHAVLDIGVGMKWLKEEAGVEQIVILGNSGGGSLMGAYQAEAIAPTLTDRLPAVGQDALAQLIKGDLYISFNAHQGRPEVLTDWMDASVVDENDPVATDPELDPFNPDNGPPYSDAFIAKYRAAQRARNQRITDWAKAELKRLNDAGIPDRIFPMFRCWGDIRCVDPAIDPSDRKPNWCYRGDPAIANRTPSIGRANTLRTWLNMWSLETSPCQGQPHLAKHDTPALVVQGTADTGVFPSDARKIFDFLGSTDKKLELITGAHYFEDSIAERQNAADLVGAWIREKL; this is translated from the coding sequence ATGATGGACCCGAACGGGATCGAAGGACTGGACGCGCAATTCATCGGGCTGGTTTCGCCGACGGCGCCGCGCATTCAGGCGGGCGGGCATCCGTGCCAGGGCATTTACTGGACGGCGGCCGGCACCCGACCGAAGGTCGCGATCATCGCAACCCACTATAATGTCGATTTCTCGGAACATTATATCGCGCCCTATTTCGCGCGGCAGGGCTTTGGCTTTCTAGGCTGGAACACGCGCTATCGCGGGGTCGAGGACCAGTTCCTGCTCGAACATGCGGTGCTCGATATCGGCGTCGGCATGAAATGGCTGAAGGAAGAGGCGGGCGTCGAACAGATCGTCATTCTCGGCAATTCGGGCGGCGGTTCGCTCATGGGCGCCTATCAGGCCGAAGCCATCGCGCCGACGCTGACCGACCGGCTGCCCGCAGTCGGGCAGGATGCGCTCGCGCAGCTCATCAAGGGCGACCTCTATATCAGCTTCAACGCGCATCAGGGCCGCCCGGAAGTGCTGACCGACTGGATGGACGCGTCGGTGGTCGACGAGAATGATCCCGTGGCAACCGACCCCGAACTCGATCCGTTCAACCCCGATAACGGTCCGCCCTATTCGGACGCGTTCATTGCCAAATATCGTGCCGCGCAGCGTGCCCGCAACCAGCGGATCACCGACTGGGCAAAGGCCGAGCTGAAACGGCTGAACGATGCCGGCATTCCCGACCGCATCTTTCCGATGTTCCGCTGCTGGGGCGACATCCGCTGCGTCGATCCGGCGATCGATCCTTCGGACCGCAAGCCGAATTGGTGCTATCGCGGCGACCCGGCGATCGCGAACCGCACGCCCAGCATCGGCCGCGCGAATACGCTCAGGACCTGGCTCAACATGTGGAGCCTCGAAACCTCGCCATGCCAGGGGCAGCCGCACCTCGCCAAGCACGACACGCCGGCGCTTGTCGTGCAGGGAACCGCCGATACGGGCGTGTTTCCCAGCGACGCGCGCAAGATCTTCGACTTCCTCGGTTCGACCGACAAGAAGCTCGAACTGATCACCGGTGCGCATTATTTCGAGGATTCGATTGCCGAACGCCAGAATGCGGCCGACCTTGTCGGCGCGTGGATCCGGGAGAAGCTCTGA
- a CDS encoding long-chain-fatty-acid--CoA ligase yields MDGLMQNVPLTVDRIIDHAANWHGAREIVSRDAEGRVTRSTYAAVHADAKRVSNALAAEGIKPGDRVATMGWNGARHLAAWYGAAGMGAVLHTLNPRLFLEQIAYIANHAGDRLLIADPATADLVEELLPQVPSIEKVIFFCDAASMPETSFAAVAFDDWIAGRAAEYDWGDFDENAACGLCYTSGTTGNPKGVLYSHRSNYIHALMTLQRDALALSARDTVLLVVPMYHANAWGVVYSAPAVGAKLVLPGQRMDGESIYDLIEEEGVTYSAAVPTVWQMLLTYMQENGKRFTTLERVTIGGSACPESIIRTFRDDYGVDVIQGWGMTETSPLGTVSVPNASVAAKSEPEQMAYKLKQGRLLCGLEMKLVDDAGKRLPHDGKTPGRLMIKGPTIAGAYYGGEGGDVLDVEGFFDTGDVSTIDGEGYMQITDRAKDVVKSGGEWISSIEIENIAMGHDAVANAAVVGVAHPKWDERPILLCQLKDGANACADDLKSYLDGKIARWWMPDDVLFVEEIPLGPTGKIDKKAIRAGLEGYKLPFEVTR; encoded by the coding sequence ATGGACGGGTTGATGCAGAATGTGCCGCTGACGGTCGACCGGATCATCGATCATGCGGCGAACTGGCACGGCGCGCGCGAGATCGTGTCCCGCGATGCCGAGGGGCGCGTCACGCGCTCGACCTATGCCGCCGTCCATGCCGATGCGAAGCGTGTTTCGAACGCGCTCGCCGCCGAAGGAATCAAACCCGGCGACCGCGTTGCGACGATGGGTTGGAACGGCGCGCGGCACCTCGCCGCATGGTATGGCGCGGCGGGAATGGGGGCGGTGCTCCACACGCTCAACCCGCGGCTTTTCCTCGAACAGATCGCCTATATCGCGAACCACGCCGGCGACCGGCTGCTGATCGCCGACCCGGCGACCGCCGACCTCGTCGAAGAACTGCTGCCGCAGGTGCCGAGCATCGAGAAAGTGATCTTCTTTTGCGACGCCGCATCGATGCCCGAAACCAGCTTCGCCGCCGTCGCGTTCGACGACTGGATCGCGGGCCGGGCCGCCGAATATGACTGGGGCGACTTCGACGAAAATGCCGCGTGCGGGCTCTGCTACACCAGCGGGACGACGGGCAATCCCAAGGGCGTACTCTATTCGCACCGCTCCAATTATATCCATGCGTTGATGACCCTGCAGCGCGATGCACTCGCGCTTTCGGCGCGCGACACGGTGTTGCTGGTGGTCCCGATGTATCATGCGAATGCGTGGGGCGTCGTCTATTCGGCGCCCGCGGTCGGCGCAAAGCTGGTGCTGCCGGGGCAACGGATGGACGGCGAATCGATTTATGATCTGATCGAGGAAGAGGGCGTCACTTACTCGGCCGCGGTGCCGACGGTGTGGCAGATGCTGCTCACCTATATGCAGGAAAACGGCAAGCGCTTCACGACGCTGGAACGCGTGACGATCGGTGGTTCGGCGTGCCCCGAGTCGATCATCCGTACGTTCCGCGACGATTATGGGGTCGACGTCATTCAGGGCTGGGGCATGACCGAAACCTCGCCGCTCGGCACGGTGTCGGTGCCCAATGCGTCGGTCGCCGCGAAATCCGAACCCGAGCAGATGGCCTATAAGCTCAAGCAGGGGCGGCTGCTCTGCGGGCTCGAAATGAAGCTCGTCGACGATGCCGGAAAGCGCCTGCCGCACGATGGCAAGACGCCCGGCCGCCTGATGATCAAAGGGCCGACGATCGCGGGCGCCTATTATGGCGGCGAAGGCGGCGATGTGCTCGACGTCGAAGGCTTTTTCGACACCGGCGACGTCAGCACGATCGACGGCGAAGGCTATATGCAGATCACCGACCGTGCGAAGGATGTGGTGAAATCGGGCGGCGAGTGGATCAGTTCGATCGAGATCGAAAATATCGCGATGGGGCATGATGCGGTCGCCAATGCGGCGGTCGTCGGGGTCGCGCATCCGAAATGGGACGAGCGGCCGATCCTGCTGTGCCAGCTCAAGGATGGCGCCAACGCCTGCGCCGACGATCTCAAATCCTACCTCGACGGCAAGATCGCGCGCTGGTGGATGCCCGACGATGTGCTGTTCGTCGAAGAGATCCCGCTCGGGCCGACGGGCAAGATCGACAAGAAAGCAATCCGTGCCGGGCTGGAAGGCTACAAACTGCCTTTCGAAGTCACCCGCTGA
- a CDS encoding MarR family winged helix-turn-helix transcriptional regulator produces MRTNQLIIALFQRFCWLDEGLQARLHDHGWPDVNRPQSMVMTNIVSGIVRPSDIARNLGVSRQAIHSTINQMVKLGIVQLDVDPDDRRHMIVSLTDLGTRMREDAQRSMDALTAQIAARLGQDRFDDLLAALEADWGDNLEPAPQRQRRT; encoded by the coding sequence ATGCGCACAAATCAGCTTATCATTGCCCTTTTCCAACGTTTCTGCTGGCTCGACGAAGGGCTGCAGGCGCGTCTCCACGATCATGGCTGGCCCGACGTCAACCGCCCACAATCTATGGTGATGACCAACATCGTCAGCGGCATCGTTCGCCCGTCGGACATCGCGCGCAATCTTGGCGTATCGCGGCAGGCGATCCACAGCACCATCAACCAGATGGTGAAACTGGGCATCGTGCAACTCGACGTCGATCCCGACGACCGGCGCCATATGATCGTCTCGCTGACCGACCTTGGCACACGCATGCGCGAGGATGCCCAGCGATCGATGGATGCGCTGACCGCACAGATCGCCGCCCGCTTGGGACAGGACCGGTTCGACGACCTGCTCGCGGCGCTCGAAGCCGACTGGGGCGACAATCTCGAGCCCGCCCCCCAGCGCCAGCGGCGGACCTAA
- a CDS encoding NADPH-dependent FMN reductase: MTSIAVIAGSIREGSFNRALGELAATSLEAHGAKVTRVNLAAFDLPLYSAALEANAFPPDALKLKALFAAQDGLLFVSPEYNGSLSPLLKNAIDWASRPTGDEGLVALTAYRGKAAAVMSASISPFGGLRGLMHLRQILLTIQMLVIPEQVVVPNAHAAFAEDGSLKDALPASLVDLTAGRLVAVAKALAG, translated from the coding sequence ATGACCAGCATCGCCGTCATCGCGGGAAGCATCCGCGAAGGATCGTTCAACCGCGCCTTGGGGGAACTGGCCGCGACCAGCCTCGAGGCGCACGGCGCAAAGGTGACGCGGGTCAATCTCGCGGCATTCGATCTGCCGCTCTATTCGGCCGCGCTCGAGGCCAATGCCTTCCCGCCCGACGCCCTGAAACTCAAGGCGCTGTTCGCGGCGCAGGACGGGCTGCTCTTCGTCTCCCCCGAATATAATGGTTCGCTATCGCCTTTGCTCAAAAATGCGATCGATTGGGCGTCCCGCCCGACCGGCGACGAGGGGCTCGTGGCGCTGACCGCCTATCGCGGCAAGGCCGCGGCGGTCATGTCGGCGTCGATCAGCCCGTTCGGGGGGCTGCGCGGATTGATGCACCTTCGCCAGATTCTGTTGACGATCCAGATGCTCGTGATTCCCGAACAGGTCGTGGTGCCGAATGCGCATGCCGCCTTTGCCGAGGACGGCAGCCTGAAGGATGCGCTTCCCGCGTCGCTCGTCGATCTGACTGCCGGACGCCTGGTCGCCGTGGCAAAAGCGCTCGCGGGTTAG
- a CDS encoding MarR family winged helix-turn-helix transcriptional regulator, translated as MAKKTQDYRHPAEYYTDPENSIGYLARVVFRSFSRLLERRTLTHDVSAGQWRFLRQLWREDGITQRELSERVGMREPTTVVALKGLEKAGLITRKKTTDDRRKTFIHLTPHAKKLELILAPMNAEIHEIATKGMSDEEVEVMQGLMRRVINNLAEETQKLSVLSDIKA; from the coding sequence TTGGCAAAAAAAACACAGGATTACCGGCATCCGGCCGAATATTATACCGATCCTGAAAATAGCATCGGTTATCTGGCGCGTGTCGTCTTTCGTTCATTTTCGCGGCTGCTTGAACGGCGCACGCTGACGCACGACGTCTCGGCAGGGCAGTGGCGTTTCCTGCGCCAGCTTTGGCGCGAGGACGGGATCACGCAGCGCGAGCTCAGCGAGCGCGTGGGCATGCGCGAACCGACGACGGTGGTTGCGCTGAAAGGGCTCGAAAAGGCGGGACTGATCACGCGCAAGAAGACGACCGACGATCGTCGCAAGACCTTTATCCACCTGACCCCGCACGCCAAGAAGCTCGAACTGATCCTTGCGCCGATGAACGCCGAAATCCACGAGATCGCGACCAAGGGCATGAGCGACGAGGAAGTCGAGGTGATGCAGGGGCTGATGCGCCGCGTGATCAACAATCTCGCCGAAGAGACGCAGAAACTGTCGGTGCTGTCGGACATCAAGGCCTGA
- the leuD gene encoding 3-isopropylmalate dehydratase small subunit, whose amino-acid sequence MQKFIRMKAVAAPLPLANVDTDMIIPAQYMKSLSRSGLGKHLFQELRFDRSGEERADFVLNRPQCRNAQIIVADRNFGCGSSREHAVWALTDFGIRCVIAPSFGDIFASNARKNGLLLIRLPDEICGHLRSEVALSQYAPVEVDLEAQSIRLASGETIAFDIDPDDRRILMEGLDDIGRTLRHDDAITKFEAAL is encoded by the coding sequence GTGCAAAAATTTATCCGGATGAAGGCTGTCGCCGCGCCCTTACCGCTCGCCAATGTCGACACCGACATGATCATCCCGGCGCAATATATGAAATCGCTGAGCCGCTCCGGCCTCGGCAAACATCTGTTCCAGGAATTGCGGTTTGACCGGAGCGGCGAGGAGCGCGCCGACTTCGTCCTGAATCGGCCGCAGTGCCGGAACGCGCAGATCATTGTCGCCGATCGCAATTTCGGCTGCGGCTCCTCGCGCGAACATGCCGTGTGGGCGTTGACCGATTTCGGCATTCGCTGTGTGATCGCGCCGAGTTTCGGTGATATTTTCGCAAGCAATGCACGCAAGAACGGCCTGTTGCTGATCCGGCTGCCCGACGAAATATGCGGGCATCTGCGGTCCGAAGTCGCGCTTTCGCAATATGCCCCAGTCGAAGTCGACCTGGAAGCGCAGTCGATCCGCCTCGCATCGGGCGAAACGATTGCGTTCGACATCGACCCGGACGACCGCCGCATCCTGATGGAGGGACTGGACGATATCGGCCGCACGCTCCGCCACGACGACGCGATCACAAAGTTCGAGGCCGCGCTCTAA
- the leuC gene encoding 3-isopropylmalate dehydratase large subunit, with product MTMPIARTLYDKIWDAHAVADDDGETLLYIDLHLLHEVTSPQAFAGLAAAGRMVRRPERVLALSDHNVPTSGQAAGPAGVPDVEARAQLEALVDNTRRFGIENFPMGDPRGGIVHVVGPEQGRSQPGMTIVCGDSHTSTHGAFGALAFGIGTSEVEHVLATQTIRQRRSRNMRVTVDGMLAPHVHAKDLALHLLSMIGVDGAGGHVIEYAGAAVRALSMEGRMTLCNLSIEMGARAGLVAPDATTFAYLAGRPAAPLGEAWDAALLRWRALASDDDASFDRELAIDARDVRAMVSWGTNPSQVVAIDGRVPDPVLLDDADTRAAAERALAYMDLEPGARIAGQRLDRVFIGSCTNSRVEDLRIVADVVRGRRVAPHVRAMVVPGSGLVKRQAEEEGVADTLRDAGFDWREPGCSMCVGMNADRLQPGERCAATSNRNFENRQGRGGRTHLMSPALAAASAIAGRIASPEMLD from the coding sequence ATGACAATGCCGATTGCGCGCACCCTCTATGACAAGATTTGGGATGCGCACGCCGTCGCCGACGATGATGGCGAAACCCTTCTTTATATCGACCTGCACCTGCTCCACGAGGTGACCTCGCCACAGGCCTTTGCCGGGTTGGCCGCGGCAGGCCGGATGGTGCGGCGGCCGGAACGGGTGCTGGCGCTTTCCGATCATAATGTACCGACGTCCGGGCAGGCGGCCGGGCCGGCCGGTGTTCCCGATGTCGAGGCGCGGGCACAACTCGAGGCTCTGGTGGACAATACACGGCGTTTCGGGATCGAGAATTTCCCGATGGGGGATCCGCGTGGCGGCATCGTCCATGTCGTCGGCCCCGAACAGGGGCGGTCGCAGCCGGGGATGACGATCGTTTGCGGCGACAGCCATACTTCGACGCACGGCGCGTTCGGTGCGCTCGCTTTCGGAATCGGGACGTCGGAGGTCGAGCATGTGCTCGCCACGCAGACGATCCGCCAGCGTCGGTCGCGCAACATGCGCGTAACCGTCGACGGCATGCTCGCGCCGCACGTCCATGCCAAGGATCTGGCGCTGCATTTGCTGAGCATGATCGGGGTCGATGGTGCCGGTGGTCATGTGATCGAATATGCCGGGGCTGCGGTCCGTGCGCTTTCGATGGAGGGGCGGATGACGCTCTGCAACCTCAGCATCGAAATGGGCGCGCGGGCGGGACTTGTTGCGCCCGATGCGACGACGTTCGCCTATCTCGCGGGCCGTCCGGCAGCCCCGCTCGGCGAAGCCTGGGACGCTGCGCTGCTCCGTTGGCGTGCGCTCGCCAGCGATGACGATGCGTCGTTCGACCGCGAACTTGCCATTGATGCCCGCGATGTACGCGCGATGGTGAGTTGGGGAACAAATCCGTCGCAGGTGGTCGCGATCGACGGCCGGGTTCCCGATCCCGTGCTGCTGGACGATGCTGACACGCGTGCAGCGGCCGAACGCGCACTTGCCTATATGGACCTTGAACCGGGAGCGCGGATCGCAGGCCAGCGGCTCGACCGGGTCTTCATCGGCAGTTGCACCAACAGCCGGGTCGAGGATTTGCGGATCGTGGCCGACGTGGTGCGCGGACGCCGCGTCGCGCCGCATGTCCGCGCAATGGTCGTGCCGGGTTCGGGGCTGGTCAAACGGCAAGCAGAGGAGGAAGGGGTCGCCGACACGCTCCGTGACGCAGGGTTCGATTGGCGCGAACCGGGATGCTCGATGTGCGTCGGAATGAACGCCGACCGGTTGCAGCCGGGCGAACGCTGCGCCGCGACGTCGAACCGCAATTTCGAAAATCGTCAGGGGCGCGGCGGCCGCACCCATCTGATGAGCCCCGCCCTTGCTGCCGCGAGCGCAATCGCGGGCCGCATCGCATCGCCCGAAATGCTGGATTAG